A part of Paenarthrobacter sp. A20 genomic DNA contains:
- a CDS encoding S9 family peptidase has translation MQSSLHKYGSSDQQVVSFHQPGDGGAIHGTAVLVHGGYWREAFTAELMVPLAADLVMRGWAVANVEYRRVGQAPAPSAMVNDVSRAVQCALDWSAESGKPRKVVGIGHSVGAQLGMLNGGLLDAFVALAPVTDLPRAYREDLGESAVKGFIGDDAGDLPARLERYSPVHQLPLGKPLLVVHGSDDQRVPVAHSKAYRAKATSLGDAVDFRQLPHLDHLQAINPDGIHWPQVVEWMHARLVDRPT, from the coding sequence ATGCAATCCTCACTTCATAAGTACGGCTCATCTGACCAACAAGTGGTCAGTTTCCATCAACCCGGTGATGGTGGTGCGATCCATGGCACGGCGGTGCTGGTGCATGGAGGGTACTGGCGTGAGGCCTTCACTGCTGAGCTCATGGTGCCGCTTGCGGCAGACCTGGTCATGCGCGGCTGGGCGGTTGCCAATGTGGAGTACCGGCGGGTCGGCCAAGCGCCGGCACCATCCGCAATGGTCAATGATGTTTCGAGGGCTGTGCAGTGCGCGCTCGACTGGAGTGCCGAATCAGGGAAGCCAAGGAAGGTGGTCGGAATTGGGCACTCGGTAGGTGCCCAGCTTGGGATGCTCAATGGTGGCCTTCTGGACGCTTTTGTAGCTCTGGCGCCCGTCACCGATTTACCCCGGGCCTACAGGGAAGACCTGGGGGAGAGTGCAGTAAAAGGGTTCATTGGTGACGACGCAGGGGACCTCCCCGCCCGGCTGGAGAGGTACTCTCCTGTGCATCAGTTGCCTCTAGGGAAGCCCCTGCTCGTTGTCCATGGTTCAGACGACCAAAGGGTCCCGGTTGCCCACTCCAAGGCATACCGCGCTAAAGCCACGAGCCTTGGCGACGCGGTCGACTTCCGGCAGCTGCCCCATTTGGACCATCTGCAAGCCATCAACCCTGACGGCATCCATTGGCCGCAAGTGGTCGAATGGATGCACGCCCGGCTGGTGGATCGACCGACTTAG
- a CDS encoding 3-methyladenine DNA glycosylase encodes MAASRPQHLPQEQWLGLEAAHHARVARYADPYLTRRSAGRKHPVEDFLFTYYTQKPGQLLRWHPGDGTVLSGPRALERATWKFYRTLDDGELASLGLPAGTPAVTFDRSSFVADRAEAVRFAGIILAGTAKRPAQFGCFGLHEWAMVYRQEKFELRHEYLQLRLGGEGTDTVVEENRIRCSHFDAFRFYTPDAIPLNELEPTRETQRAMEQPGCLHANMDLYKWAYKLTPALPSELVMDCFELSWRIRAMDMKASPYDLEEWGYPPIRIETPQGKAEYVEYQRAFAAESQELRARVLQAVDPLLHELGGLAA; translated from the coding sequence ATGGCGGCCTCTAGGCCGCAGCACCTCCCCCAAGAGCAATGGCTCGGGCTGGAGGCAGCCCATCACGCACGCGTCGCGCGCTACGCAGACCCGTACCTGACTCGACGCTCGGCCGGTAGGAAGCACCCTGTAGAGGACTTCCTCTTCACGTACTACACCCAAAAACCGGGCCAACTGCTGCGCTGGCACCCTGGGGACGGCACAGTCCTCAGCGGTCCGCGCGCCCTTGAGCGTGCCACGTGGAAGTTCTACAGAACGCTCGACGACGGCGAACTCGCCTCACTCGGGCTTCCCGCGGGCACGCCGGCCGTCACCTTTGATCGCAGCAGCTTCGTGGCCGACCGCGCCGAAGCCGTCCGCTTCGCGGGCATCATCCTCGCAGGCACAGCCAAGCGTCCGGCCCAGTTCGGGTGCTTCGGCCTGCACGAGTGGGCCATGGTGTACCGCCAGGAGAAGTTCGAGCTGCGGCACGAATACCTGCAACTGAGGCTCGGCGGTGAAGGAACGGACACCGTGGTGGAAGAGAACCGCATCCGCTGCTCCCACTTCGATGCGTTCCGTTTCTACACCCCTGATGCCATTCCCCTGAACGAGCTCGAACCCACCCGCGAAACCCAGCGGGCCATGGAGCAGCCGGGCTGCCTGCACGCCAACATGGACCTCTACAAGTGGGCGTACAAGCTGACCCCGGCACTGCCAAGCGAGCTGGTGATGGACTGCTTCGAGCTCTCGTGGCGGATCCGTGCCATGGACATGAAGGCCTCCCCGTACGATCTCGAAGAATGGGGCTACCCACCCATCAGGATCGAGACACCGCAGGGCAAGGCCGAGTACGTTGAATACCAGCGGGCTTTCGCAGCAGAATCCCAGGAGCTGCGGGCCCGCGTGCTCCAGGCAGTAGATCCGCTCCTCCATGAGCTGGGTGGATTGGCCGCCTGA
- a CDS encoding FAD-dependent monooxygenase, whose protein sequence is MSELTSTQAPIEEFQMSVSQGHVEIAGGGIGGLTAAAALARRGWTVRLHEANQSIRALGAGIYLWDNGLAVLRALGVEGMATEGAHYGPSIQSRDSQGALIGETPINTAGSVRVLTVLREKLIAALHYAAVESGVEIVTGSVAVGAEVEGVLRFADGSSRAADLVIAADGVGSQVRESLGLLRRRQALGQRCARLLLPRAAGDVPREIEDNYIEYMSGQRFLLYTPSSSGDLYVALVCPASDLGAMGGHLPKDEWVRSFPALESLIRRLGPVPRWDDFEWVELSKWSAGRVAVIGDAAHAQPPYLGQGGGCAMMSALGLAHAVSESGRSLEGALALWESTERPVIEHTQRFSVRVSELNNVPDDARREILKVAAILPRIGRSRARAASTVPTGMKVPVEVGERFKGWDRLADPSPAI, encoded by the coding sequence GTGAGCGAGCTCACATCCACCCAAGCACCGATCGAGGAGTTCCAAATGAGCGTTTCGCAGGGCCATGTTGAAATTGCCGGTGGCGGCATCGGGGGGTTGACCGCGGCGGCTGCCTTGGCGCGGCGCGGCTGGACGGTCCGTCTTCACGAAGCCAATCAATCAATCCGTGCTTTGGGCGCGGGGATATACCTGTGGGACAACGGGCTGGCGGTGCTCCGCGCGCTGGGCGTCGAAGGTATGGCCACGGAGGGCGCCCATTACGGGCCCAGCATCCAGAGCCGCGACAGCCAAGGAGCCTTGATCGGGGAGACGCCCATCAACACCGCGGGATCCGTTCGGGTGCTTACCGTGCTGCGCGAGAAGTTGATTGCAGCCCTGCATTACGCCGCCGTTGAGTCGGGCGTTGAGATTGTCACAGGTTCGGTGGCGGTGGGGGCTGAGGTGGAAGGGGTTCTCAGGTTCGCCGATGGCAGCTCGAGGGCGGCCGATCTGGTCATTGCGGCCGATGGTGTTGGATCGCAGGTACGTGAAAGCCTCGGCCTGTTGCGTCGCCGGCAGGCCTTGGGCCAGAGATGTGCACGACTCCTCCTGCCCCGTGCCGCCGGTGATGTTCCCCGTGAGATCGAAGACAACTACATCGAGTACATGTCAGGCCAACGGTTTCTGCTCTATACGCCCAGCAGCTCAGGGGATCTCTATGTGGCGCTCGTTTGCCCGGCCTCGGACCTGGGGGCAATGGGCGGCCATCTGCCGAAGGACGAATGGGTGCGGTCATTCCCTGCACTGGAGTCCCTCATCCGGAGATTGGGTCCCGTTCCCCGTTGGGATGACTTCGAGTGGGTGGAGCTGTCAAAGTGGTCCGCCGGCCGGGTTGCCGTCATCGGAGATGCGGCACACGCCCAGCCACCCTATCTGGGGCAAGGGGGCGGCTGCGCCATGATGTCGGCACTTGGCCTGGCGCATGCAGTCTCCGAATCCGGACGTTCCCTCGAAGGAGCCCTTGCGCTGTGGGAATCCACGGAGCGACCGGTCATCGAACACACCCAGAGGTTCTCGGTTCGCGTGAGTGAACTGAACAACGTCCCCGACGATGCGCGTCGGGAGATCCTCAAAGTTGCCGCCATCTTGCCGCGGATAGGCCGTTCCCGGGCCCGCGCGGCATCAACGGTTCCCACGGGAATGAAGGTGCCGGTGGAAGTCGGCGAACGGTTCAAAGGGTGGGACAGGCTCGCCGATCCAAGCCCCGCTATTTAG
- a CDS encoding SSI family serine proteinase inhibitor has translation MRTRFVRYLLAVLAVAGLAACSGTPSPGSTGSATQAPSSSAPSSSSATPSASAATGAGDAELSITLIETPEAAPQTFTLVCTAGAPAAESNHPSAAEACTSIKNSPSILSPAPTKTDQACTMQYGGPATAKVTGAVDGKDVTAAFSRTDGCQIALWDAAKSVLGSDGGL, from the coding sequence ATGCGCACGCGATTTGTTCGGTACTTGTTGGCAGTCCTGGCCGTCGCTGGCCTCGCCGCATGCTCAGGCACCCCATCGCCAGGTTCGACGGGCAGCGCAACGCAGGCACCGTCGTCGTCGGCCCCCTCAAGCAGCAGCGCAACTCCCAGCGCGTCAGCAGCCACTGGCGCAGGCGATGCCGAGCTCTCCATCACGCTGATTGAAACGCCCGAAGCCGCACCGCAGACCTTCACCCTCGTCTGCACGGCCGGCGCGCCGGCCGCCGAAAGCAACCACCCGTCTGCTGCCGAAGCGTGCACATCCATCAAGAACAGCCCCTCCATCCTTAGCCCTGCCCCCACCAAGACCGACCAGGCCTGCACCATGCAATACGGCGGCCCGGCAACGGCCAAGGTGACCGGTGCCGTGGACGGCAAGGACGTCACGGCGGCGTTCAGCCGGACGGACGGCTGCCAGATCGCGCTATGGGACGCCGCCAAGAGCGTCCTCGGATCAGATGGCGGCCTCTAG
- a CDS encoding serine protease inhibitor, with the protein MVSPTSESPNSEYDVDLTVTLTEAPGAESHEFHLRSVAGLLSPDSDSLDSNLPDAPAALAAVEQFGEEIFFPEPRPDRICTQQYGGPQVAVVTGWFRGRKVHSRFSRTDGCEISRWKTLASLLGNTGGSTGAA; encoded by the coding sequence ATGGTTTCCCCCACGAGCGAGTCACCCAACAGCGAGTACGACGTCGACCTCACAGTCACGCTGACCGAGGCACCTGGCGCTGAGAGCCACGAATTCCACCTCCGGTCCGTCGCCGGCCTCCTCTCCCCGGACTCCGACTCACTGGACTCGAACTTGCCGGACGCACCTGCGGCGCTGGCCGCCGTCGAGCAGTTTGGCGAGGAGATCTTCTTCCCGGAACCCCGGCCGGACCGGATCTGCACGCAACAGTACGGCGGCCCCCAAGTAGCCGTGGTCACTGGCTGGTTCCGTGGACGCAAGGTCCACAGCCGTTTCAGCAGGACCGACGGCTGCGAGATTTCGCGCTGGAAAACCCTGGCGTCACTGCTGGGAAACACCGGAGGCTCAACCGGCGCCGCATAG
- a CDS encoding MarR family winged helix-turn-helix transcriptional regulator, whose amino-acid sequence MSSHDVPPELLDDWIRACNDVYRVLRRGRSRVGVLGEGETLTESQVAVLDSVAQRGALPVGEIARQAGIAQPTVTRMLNSLEERGIVSRRPSEHDDRVTLVELTSRGAELWEGKRRILRDFQKDSLLQFPPETRRQVVAVLQDFVQIVDAQISAK is encoded by the coding sequence ATGAGCAGCCACGACGTCCCTCCCGAACTGCTTGATGACTGGATCCGCGCCTGCAACGACGTGTATCGGGTGCTGCGTCGGGGACGCAGCCGGGTAGGCGTGCTGGGCGAAGGCGAGACCCTGACAGAATCCCAGGTGGCCGTGCTGGATTCAGTCGCCCAGCGTGGCGCCCTTCCCGTCGGCGAGATTGCCCGCCAAGCCGGAATCGCGCAGCCTACTGTGACCCGAATGCTGAATTCCCTTGAAGAACGCGGCATAGTTTCCCGTAGGCCCTCCGAGCATGATGACCGGGTGACGCTGGTGGAGCTCACCTCCCGGGGGGCTGAACTTTGGGAAGGGAAGAGACGTATCCTTCGGGACTTCCAGAAAGATTCGCTGCTTCAATTTCCGCCGGAAACACGCCGCCAGGTTGTTGCCGTCCTGCAGGACTTCGTCCAGATCGTTGACGCCCAGATCTCTGCTAAATAG